The region AGATGTATAATATCACCAAATGCATGGAAACTCTCAAAGGATAAAATCAGAGaaaaatggttaaaatcaaaaattaaaaaggaggaaatcAAGGAAATCGCAAAAGAGTCAAgtgaaataataaagaagaacAGAGAGGATAGAATAAAGAAAGGAGAGCAGATCAGAATCAAGAGACAAAGGAAGATCGAAAACGAGATCAAATCAGCAGGAAACAATATCATCATCGTCGGATCAAgtaagaaataaataattaaataattcacaattaattttttagaaAAGTACGGGAAAATGTCGAAGAAGGCCAAGAAGGGGTTGACCAAGTTGACACCAGAAATGGTGAACATATTGAGGTCGAAAAGAGTGTAAATAGGAATTACACGAAACCTTAATACtctaatattataaattcacTATACATACATAGATAGATGGGAGTAAAGGGAAGCTGAGAGAGTGTGAGATGGGGAGCAGCTTCATTAAGTACATATATTGTACACCCGGATatttagaataaaatagttaaacacaaataaaaatgtcaaCTTTATGGAGAAAGATACAGGTGAGGAGAAATAAGTTATCAATAAGTGTGTTAGGTTCCAGGAAGTTTGAACGTATATAGATTCGACAAAGTGTACAGACAGGGGCCAGCGACCCTggtaaaaaacataaacaaattgCCACTGCAAGAAAGAATACAAAACTCAGTGCAAAAAGTAACCTTTCTGGAGGTAAGCCGTGAGATAAGAAAATCACATTAACCTTCGTAACaccaaaataaaaatttacagGTGGAAACATACGAAGGAGTACCAGTTGATGTGGGATTGACCGAGAAAACACCGGATCCATTTTTGGAAAAACATTTGGAAAAAGTAAACAGGTAAAAATGGTAAAACAAAAGGGAGTAGTGCCAGAAAGCATAAAGGAAGGAATAAATAAGCAAGTTAAGAAGTTGCCAGCATCACTGTTAAGGGCTAAGGGTTGTGAAAGAGGAGATGAGAGCACAGTGGAGggaaaaaagaataaaagaaaaaaaaagaaaCCTGAAAACAAGGAATCCACGAAAGAAAATGAGcaattgaaaaaaatggaaagCGTAGAGGAGAGTGGCAAGGGAAGGAAGGGTGGAAAGAAGGACGGAAAAGTGTACAAATTGAAGTTTAGGAATTTCGAAGGAACAATACAGGAGTttaagaagctgctggatTCAAACGCGAAAGAGCTGGGAGAATATAAGAAGGTAAACATGAGGCCGAACAAGATAGTAGTCTCATTCAGCGATAAGAAGATACTGGAAAGGTACCTGCGCCACTATAACAATTACGAACACGGGGAGCAGAAGCTGAAAGTGGCAGAGATGGACTACTACGAGACGGTGAAGACAGACTACAAGCACCTGAGGTTGTACGGAATACCAGAGGAGTACGATGAAAAGGCAGTGGAAGAAGGACTGAAGAGAAGAATAAGCATAGAATTTAAGATTAGTAAAAGGAAGGAAGAATATAAGCTGGAGTTTAGGACAGTGGCAGAGTGCGTGAAGGCGAACGCGATCCTGAATAACTCGAGAATACCACTGCTGAAGAAAAAGCAGGAAACGTTGGTGAAGGTGCACACGGAAATGGCATTGTTTGGAGCAGCAACGCGAAATAGCACGAGAGTGTTCGTGAGGAATTTGCCCTTTGGAACGCCGGAGGAGGACATACTGGAGTATTTTAGGCGCTACGACAAAAAGGTGAAGGTGCACAGACCGTCAAAAGCAAAAGGGTTCGCATTCGTGAGCTTCTCGTCGCTGGAAAGGGCGAGGAAGGTGATCAACGAGTTAAACGGAAGAATGTTTAACAAGAGAAAAATACAGCTCTCAATGTCGTTGCCGAAGCAGCTGTATGACCCGAAGAAGGAAGGGAGCAAAGAAGACCCGGCAGAAGGAATGGGTGATGAAAAAATGATTGATGATGGATCAACAGATGAAAAAATGATTGATGATGGAATGGCTGTTGACGGAGACTCAGGTGAAGGAGAAGCAGGCGATGGAATGGCTGTTGGCGGAGGATTAGGTGAAGGAGAAacaggaggaggaggaaaaaagaaaaaagtGGGAAAACAGTCGAGTAGTGAGGATGGTAGTGCCAAGGGATCAGTCGAGAGTGAGAAGAGCAAAGAGGATCTGGAAGATACAATATTTGTAAGAAACCTGGACTACGGCTGCACGGAAGCGGAGTTGTCGGAGTACTTTTCGAAGTTCGGGGAAGTGGAGAGCTCAAAAATCGTACTCAacgaagataaaaaaagtaaaggAACAG is a window of Theileria orientalis strain Shintoku DNA, chromosome 2, complete genome DNA encoding:
- a CDS encoding uncharacterized protein (RNA recognition motif, RNP-1 domain containing protein) — encoded protein: MSTLWRKIQVPGSLNVYRFDKVYRQGPATLVKNINKLPLQERIQNSVQKVTFLEVSQNTGSIFGKTFGKSKQVKMVKQKGVVPESIKEGINKQVKKLPASLLRAKGCERGDESTVEGKKNKRKKKKPENKESTKENEQLKKMESVEESGKGRKGGKKDGKVYKLKFRNFEGTIQEFKKLLDSNAKELGEYKKVNMRPNKIVVSFSDKKILERYLRHYNNYEHGEQKLKVAEMDYYETVKTDYKHLRLYGIPEEYDEKAVEEGLKRRISIEFKISKRKEEYKLEFRTVAECVKANAILNNSRIPLLKKKQETLVKVHTEMALFGAATRNSTRVFVRNLPFGTPEEDILEYFRRYDKKVKVHRPSKAKGFAFVSFSSLERARKVINELNGRMFNKRKIQLSMSLPKQLYDPKKEGSKEDPAEGMGDEKMIDDGSTDEKMIDDGMASKEDLEDTIFVRNLDYGCTEAELSEYFSKFGEVESSKIVLNEDKKSKGTAFVRFKRKEDVKKILESEKLALLRDEQLSSEKPTLGIGFTLRGRRLKVDGALAKGRAKALKQHRDEEELRKYNEGKNMHLLMVGVPSEESPEYAKMTPEQREGLKEYLERKLEKIRQKNTYVNPKRLCIKNLPGNINSNDLREVILNHLKNVLDSTEYQKIRKMKNRGVVEVKLFKGDTYTKDDQGTKVKKKKPYAFVELVDHNIATKTQQLFSNNSTLYQPKTLQCEYTIDTRFEKEERTKEKKVKVKKKTYSRGKRQREKRRQQKALKPQ